Proteins encoded within one genomic window of Gammaproteobacteria bacterium:
- a CDS encoding YHS domain-containing protein, whose translation MLNNKTVINLVMSCLILIFSATSNAGSKTYTAFFSDLAVSGYDTVAYFTQAKPVKGSSDFTTQYQGATWQFSSQENLALFAQAPTKYAPQYGGYCAWAVSQGDTASSDPKAWKIVDDKLYLNYNFDIQNKWLKDSQKLILQADQNWPGVIN comes from the coding sequence ATGCTTAACAACAAAACTGTAATTAATCTTGTAATGAGTTGTCTTATCCTGATTTTTTCAGCAACCAGTAATGCTGGTTCAAAAACGTATACCGCTTTTTTTAGTGATTTAGCCGTATCGGGTTACGACACGGTTGCTTATTTTACCCAAGCTAAACCCGTCAAAGGCAGCAGTGATTTTACAACCCAATATCAAGGGGCGACTTGGCAATTTAGTAGCCAAGAAAATTTAGCCCTTTTTGCTCAAGCGCCGACCAAATATGCACCTCAGTACGGTGGCTATTGTGCTTGGGCTGTTTCACAAGGTGATACGGCCAGTTCAGATCCCAAAGCATGGAAAATAGTCGATGACAAGCTCTATCTAAATTACAATTTTGATATTCAGAATAAGTGGCTTAAAGACTCGCAAAAATTGATCTTGCAAGCTGACCAAAACTGGCCTGGCGTCATCAACTAA